The Plasmodium cynomolgi strain B DNA, scaffold: 1597, whole genome shotgun sequence genome has a segment encoding these proteins:
- a CDS encoding hypothetical protein (putative) codes for MEIACRIPSKTDSSNNVFEPRCATKIFEPFLQHFNTFKDEILNHIKEINDPILKYISVYFVQYYIDGYDYYKYSEKTMRDAACQYLKLWLQEKKIYSRMVGGVSEN; via the exons ATGGAAATTGCTTGTCGAATTCCAAGCAAGACAGATAGTTCAAAT AATGTATTCGAACCTAGGTGTGCTACTAAGATCTTTGAACCATTCCTTCAacattttaatacatttaagGATGAAATTTTGAATCAtattaaagaaattaatgatcccatattaaaatatatttctgttTACTTTGTACAATATTATATAGATGGatatgattattataaatatagtGAGAAAACTATGAGAGATGCAGCCTGCCAATATCTCAAGCTATggttacaagaaaaaaagatttattcACGTATGGTGGGAGGTGTTTCAGAAAACTAA